Proteins from a genomic interval of Zonotrichia leucophrys gambelii isolate GWCS_2022_RI chromosome 5, RI_Zleu_2.0, whole genome shotgun sequence:
- the PCNX4 gene encoding pecanex-like protein 4: MGPDVPLLNDYKQEFFLKRFPQTLLGGPRFKLGYCAPPYIYVNQIILFLTPWLWGGVGTLLYQLGVMQDLCTAALSGGLMFVTALALQMTNLYAKQKTVTVERMQIQSTLTDEDEFEFSSCVGSETVKFIIPGKKYIINTVLHSLLAGVLCGLGTWYLLPNRITLLYSNIGGTVVIFVFGWVTICIGEYSLIINTATETATFQALDTYEITALMRPFYIFVFIAVDLACRFAVNAPILEQTNQILHILFLFLPFLWAMGILPPLDALFLWGMEQLLEFGLGGSPMSSNTKLLVMFLISAGTAIASYFIPSPLGVILFMTGFGFILSLNLSEIGFAFKHTMISHLASSKAKNAHRGLRLQFGWREFIFYVTVLAFALTEAGLLHQFAGSSSSSQGRPQAIASYILILLLVMMWILREIQRVYLFGVFRNPFYPKDVRTVAVFMEKQRRLMKVGVVRRILLTLVSPFAMIAFLSLDHSLQNLHSVSVSIGFTRMFRMVWQNTENALLDMVVVSAAQMLVVNPDLWWNKSLDTGIKLLLVGLLRDRLLQFLSKLHFAMAILLTSWTEKKQRRRSSAALIALNVAFFPVLLALVAVAALLSSPLLPLFTLPVFLVGFPRPLRSWPGPAGGTACVCSDTVYYRQLVPGLAAALQSALAAGGLGLSLPGSHYLCRFQDRLMWILVLEKGFTYCGVNIKGLELQETSCHAAEAHRVDEIFEMAFEQQEHTKILSPNPHFGHILTPCTVVPVRLYSDARNVLSGIIDSHENLKHLKDDFVKVLVWMLVQYCYKKSKTWESPGSANRNKQESFPENQHSGAVKGCRALREEDSFSVDTVEDWTDDSDIFDFEPSSRTRDRKDAGHLGLTPKVHLSIPGSIETQSQDFLQEMSPEDKLNRTVVLGLPAVDKGKQPEVVPRVEFSCSYSELLSIPEEWRTAPVPSSKVSEMRQRFPEEWYHFVLSQLDFFHLQEKPSSLLTELMEDEALKELYILGVLSCCFGLFGLDNAVPAPRHVFRAYTGGIPWSAGLGWLTGKPELFQLALKAFRYTFKLMLDKASLGPVENFRELVNYLEGYESDWYIGLVSDLEWQQAVLQEKPYLFSLGHDPSMGIYTGRVLTLQELLVQVGKLNAEAVRGQWANLSWELLYATNDDEERYSIQAQPALLRNLTVQAAEPPLGYPVYSSQLLQLPLF, translated from the exons ATGGGGCCAGATGTCCCCCTGCTCAATGACTACAAGCAGGAGTTCTTCCTGAAGCGCTTCCCTCAGACCCTGCTGGGAGGCCCCAGGTTCAAATTAGGCTACTGTGCCCCTCCCTACATCTATGTGAACCAGATCATCCTTTTCCTGACCCCATGGCTCTGGGGAGGAGTGGGGACACTCCTGTACCAGCTGGGGGTGATGCAGGACTtgtgcacagcagccctgtcagGAGGACTCATGTTTGTTACTGCTCTTGCTCTTCAGATGACAAACCTCTatgcaaagcagaaaacagtGACAGTAGAAAGAATGCAAATTCAGAGTACCCTGACAGATGAAGATGAGTTTGAATTTTCCAGCTGTGTAGGTTCAGAGACAGTAAAATTTATTATTCCTGGCAAGAAGTACATAATCAACACTGTATTGCATTCCCTTCTGGCAGGGGTGTTGTGTGGGCTGGGAACTTGGTATTTGCTGCCAAACAGAATAACCTTGTTATACAGCAACATTGGAGGAACTGTTGTGATCTTTGTGTTTGGATGGGTGACCATATGTATAGGAGAGTATTCATTAATCATAAACACAGCCACTGAAACAGCCACTTTCCAAGCACTGGATACTTATGAAATCACTGCTCTGATGAGACCTTTCtacatttttgtctttattgCAGTGGATCTTGCATGCAG GTTTGCTGTCAACGCACCCATTCTAGAGCAGACAAACCAGATTTTGCAcatcctgtttctttttctgccatTCTTGTGGGCAATGGGAATTCTGCCCCCACTTGATGCACTTTTTCTCTGGGGAATGGAACAACTGTTGGAGTTTGGACTAGGAGGTTCACCAATGTCAAGTAACACCAA GTTGTTAGTAATGTTTCTCATTTCTGCTGGAACAGCAATAGCATCGTATTTCATTCCCAGCCCCCTCGGTGTGATCCTCTTCATGACTGGATTTGGGTTCATACTGAGTCTTAACCTAAGTGAGATTGGGTTTGCCTTCAAACACACCATGATCAGCCATTTAGCCTCCAGCAAAGCTAAAAATGCTCACAGAGGTCTTAGATTACAATTTGGGTGGAGGGAATTTATTTTCTACGTGACTGTGTTGGCGTTTGCTCTCACAGAAGCAGGCCTGCTGCATCAATTTGCAGGCTCCTCATCATCTTCCCAAGGCAGACCCCAGGCCATAGCAAGTTACATTCTGATCCTATTACTTGTAATGATGTGGATTCTTAGAGAGATTCAGAGAGTTTACTTGTTTGGAGTCTTCAGAAACCCCTTTTACCCAAAGGATGTCAGGACTGTGGCTGTGTTCATGGAGAAGCAAAGAAGGCTAATGAAAGTTGGTGTTGTCAGGAGGATTTTACTAACACTAG TGTCTCCGTTTGCTATGATAGCATTCCTGTCACTTGACCATTCCCTACAAAACCTGCATTCCGTGTCTGTTTCCATTGGATTCACAAGGATGTTCAGGATg GTCtggcaaaatacagaaaatgccTTACTAGACATGGTGGTTGTGTCAGCAGCACAAATGTTGGTGGTTAATCCAGACCTCTGGTGGAACAAGAGCCTTGATACAGGAATCAAACTCTTGCTG GTCGGTCTCCTGCGGGATCGGCTGCTGCAGTTCCTGTCCAAGCTGCACTTTGCCATGGCCATCCTGCTGACCTCGTGGACGGAGAAGAAGCAGCGCCGCAGATCCAGCGCCGCCCTGATCGCGCTCAACGTCGCCTTCTTCCCcgtgctgctggccctggtggcCGTGGCGGCGCTGCTCTCCTCGCCCCTGCTGCCGCTCTTCACGCTGCCCGTGTTCCTGGTGGGCTTCCCGCGGCCGCTGCGGAGCTGGCCGGGCCCCGCGGGCGGCACCGCCTGCGTCTGCTCCGACACCGTCTACTACCGGCAGCTGGTGCCCGGCCTGGCGGCGGCGCTGCAGTCTGCGCTGGCGGCCGGCGGCCTGG GTCTGTCTCTGCCTGGGTCTCATTACTTGTGCCGCTTCCAGGACAGGCTGATGTGGATTTTGGTGCTGGAAAAAGGCTTCACATACTGTGGTGTGAACATTAAG GGGCTAGAACTGCAGGAAACATCCTGCCATGCTGCTGAAGCTCACAGAGTGGATGAAATTTTTGAAATGGCCTTTGAACAGCAGGAGCACACAAAGATTCTGTCTCCCAATCCCCATTTTGGGCACATCCTGACTCCCTGTACTGTGGTTCCTGTGAGGCTCTATTCTGATGCCAGGAATGTGTTATCTGGAATAATTGATTCCCATGAGAATTTAAAGCACCTGAAAGATGATTTTGTGAAAGTGCTTGTGTGGATGCTTGTCCAGTATTGTTATAAAAAATCCAAGACGTGGGaaagcccaggcagtgccaacAGGAACAAACAAGAATCATTTCCAGAAAATCAGCACAGTGGAGCAGTGAAAGGATGCAGAGCTCTGAGGGAAGAAGACAGCTTTAGTGTTGATACAGTGGAGGACTGGACTGATGATAGTGACATTTTTGATTTTGAACCCAGTAGCAGAACAAGAGACAGAAAAGATGCTGGGCACTTGGGACTGACACCCAAAGTGCACCTGTCTATTCCAGGGTCCATAGAAACACAGAGCCAAGATTTCCTACAAGAAATGTCTCCAGAAGATAAATTAAACAGGACTGTGGTGCTTGGGCTGCCTGCTGTGGACAAAGGGAAGCAGCCAGAAGTTGTACCTCGTGTAGAATTCAGTTGCTCTtactcagagctgctgagcatccctgaaGAATGGAGAACAGCACCAGTGCCTTCTTCCAAAGTCAGTGAAATGAGGCAGAGGTTTCCTGAGGAATGGTACCACTTTGttctgagccagctggacttCTTTCATCTGCAAGAGAAGCCTTCCAGCTTGCTGACAGAGCTGATGGAAGATGAAGCTCTGAAGGAGCTGTACATCCTGGGGGTGCTGTCGTGCTGCTTTGGGCTGTTTGGGCTGGACAACGCCGTGCCTGCCCCTCGCCACGTCTTCAGGGCCTACACGGGCGGCATCCCCTGGTCTGCTGGCTTGGGCTGGCTCACAGGCAAACCAGAGCTCTTCCAGCTGGCATTAAAAGCATtcag ATACACCTTTAAACTCATGCTGGACAAAGCCAGCCTGGGCCCAGTGGAGAACTTCAGAGAGCTGGTGAATTACCTGGAGGGGTACGAAAGCGATTGGTACATTGGGCTGGTGTCAGACCTGGAGTGGCAGCAGGCAgttctgcaggaaaagccatACCTGTTCTCTCTGGGGCATGACCCAAGCATG GGAATTTACACCGGGCGAGTCCTcactctgcaggagctgctggtgcaggtGGGAAAGCTCAATGCTGAAGCTGTGAGGGGCCAGTGGGCCAACCtgtcctgggagctgctctaCGCCACCAACGACGACGAGGAGCGCTACAGCATCCAGGCACAGCCGGCGCTGCTGCGCAACCTGACCGTGCAGGCGGCCGAGCCGCCCCTGGGCTACCCCGTCTActcctcacagctcctgcagctgcccctctTCTAG
- the DHRS7 gene encoding dehydrogenase/reductase SDR family member 7, with the protein MAWGCALCLALAGGALLALLVQLVRWLRADGDLTLLWAERWGKKPEHELRGKVVWVTGASSGIGEELSYQLAKLGALLAISARREDELQRVKKKCLQISSLSDNDILVLRLDLTDRSSHEAATNSVLKHFGKIDVLVNNGGRSQRSLFVDTNLDVYNAIIELNYLGTISLTKYVLNHMIQRKKGKIVTVSSVMGIMGAPLATGYCASKHALQGFFNSLRTELTDYPEISIIQICPGPVQSQIIQNVFTENLAKSIENSGDQSHKMPTDRCARLTLVSVANDVKEAWISDHPYLAVCYLWQYAPTWAWWLMNRMGKRRIQNFKSGIDADASYSRKRK; encoded by the exons ATGGCCTGGGGGTGCGCGCTGTGCTTGGCGCTGGCCGGAGGGGCCCTCCTGGCGCTGCTGGTGCAGCTGGTGCGATGGCTGAGGGCCGACGGGGACCTCACGCTGCTCTGGGCCGAGAGGTGGGGGAAGAAGCCAG AACATGAGCTGCGTGGCAAGGTTGTCTGGGTGACAGGAGCCTCGAGTGGCATCGGAGAAGAGCTGTCCTACCAGCTGGCAAAGCTGGGAGCCTTGCTTGCCATCTCTGCCAGGAGGGAGgatgagctgcagagagtgaaaAAGAAATGCCTTC AGATTAGCAGCCTGAGTGACAATGATATCCTCGTTCTGCGTCTCGACCTGACTGACAGATCCTCTCATGAGGCTGCAACCAACAGTGTGCTCAAGCACTTTGGCAAG ATTGATGTTCTGGTGAACAATGGTGGGCGCTCGCAGCGCTCCTTGTTCGTGGACACCAACCTGGATGTCTACAATGCCATCATTGAGCTCAACTACCTGGGCACCATCTCCCTGACAAAGTATGTCCTGAACCACATGATCCagaggaagaaggggaagaTTGTCACTGTCAGCAGTGTGATGGGCATCATGGGAGCCCCTCTTGCCACTGGCTACTGTGCCAGCAAGCACGCCCTGCAG GGATTCTTTAATTCTCTGAGGACTGAGCTGACTGACTACCCTGAGATAAGCATTATCCAAATCTGCCCAGGGCCTGTGCAGTCCCAGATCATCCAAAATGTCTTTACTGAGAATCTTGCAAAG TCCATCGAGAACAGCGGGGACCAGTCCCACAAGATGCCCACGGATCGCTGTGCCCGGCTCACCCTGGTGAGCGTGGCCAACGACGTGAAGGAGGCGTGGATCAGCGACCACCCGTACCTGGCCGTGTGCTACCTGTGGCAGTACGCCCCCACCTGGGCCTGGTGGCTCATGAACAGGATGGGCAAGAGGAGGATCCAGAACTTCAAGAGTGGAATT GATGCTGATGCCTCTTACTCAAGGAAGAGGAAGTGA